One genomic region from Esox lucius isolate fEsoLuc1 chromosome 24, fEsoLuc1.pri, whole genome shotgun sequence encodes:
- the LOC117593905 gene encoding proline-rich receptor-like protein kinase PERK12, whose amino-acid sequence MERRMHPVGEVLIIPMTSSASPLPQESARPQTLPLHPSSPPPAVSRTPPVSMCSSQLQDECFRRAPRAASPENDSAKPHRGSIHISPSVSSLSSPPPPLSLSSPLLQAEFLKRASRGLRTVSCDTDDVLTSPSSPQVSPFTSTTTSPFTSPPQPLSPTSPFSSPVQAVSPSETNTEGRSGRLSLSSPELLTELRQSHSRPMKHVSASKGLTTVFSGRGRSITTSSPTPATGPTNQSLRLGSMANGRQQAGPRLSNGT is encoded by the exons ATGGAGAGAAGAATG CATCCAGTCGGAGAAGTCCTCATCATTCCGATGACATCGTCGGCGTCACCCTTGCCCCAGGAATCAGCTCGACCCCAAACCcttcccctccatccctcctcccctcctccagcTGTCTCCCGCACTCCCCCTGTCTCTATGTGCAGTTCCCAGCTCCAGGACGAGTGTTTCAGGAGGGCTCCCAGAGCTGCTTCTCCCGAAAACGACTCAGCCAAACCCCACCGGGGCTCTATCCATATCTCCCCCTCTgtgtcctccctgtcctcccctccgccccccctctctctgtccagtcCATTGCTTCAGGCAGAGTTTCTGAAGAGAGCCAGCCGTGGTCTCAGAACTGTCTCCTGCGACACAGACGACGTCCTCACCTCCCCCAGCTCTCCCCAGGTCTCCCCctttacctccaccaccacctccccctTTACCTCTCCACCacagcctctctctcccacatccCCCTTCAGCTCCCCCGTGCAGGCTGTCTCCCCCTCCGAGACCAATACAGAGg gtcgcTCTGGTCGCTTGTCTCTCTCCAGTCCTGAGCTGCTGACTGAGCTGCGTCAGTCTCATTCCCGTCCTATGAAACACGTCTCTGCGTCCAAAGGACTCACCACTGTCTTCTCTGGACGGGGCAGAAGCATAACG ACATCGAGCCCCACCCCTGCCACAGGACCAACCAATCAGTCGCTCCGCTTAGGCTCTATGGCCAACGGTAGACAACAGGCAGGTCCCCGGCTATCCAATGGGACATAG
- the LOC105020648 gene encoding stabilizer of axonemal microtubules 2 isoform X1: protein MFQTISRIWRCPPIAIRKHHCSQGSHPEQPCVLIPDCMLSEYQEKYPAHCTTVFRAAKKMKNEYQPPEGKISNMTTFKSDYVAHEVNQRPPKVVKAFVPPEGRMRHTSSYARDYPIHSAQEKNTKTMSKEYRPPTAKMVAQSEYKEEFRAWRNQKVQPYRTCDNLKLSNGKFEGTTTFQDDYGNKGLAEARKSFKPLPDLRETLSFDGATNYHTQYVPHPVQPRQPREKVVHRPSSAPLNGVSTYKHDYRGLPTEPVKPFRAKVAWERSPAVFSGISEFRDQYKAWPLQPKHQANPPQGAMVGPCQLRPSSAHPPVESWTKIGEPLRSISTMKEDYRAWDLVPAPPAVYADVLEQPKGAFARTATFRSAYTPPKTSRHAVCFKPAQTTGEDPVDHSTNATKEIPFCPARGGCHPGFEYSSTGAGGHRLYRSISVRETGPSQLATATGDKASYSHSRKRCMVPSRAKRAP from the exons ATGTTTCAAACCATATCCAGGATTTGGAGATGTCCACCGATTGCAATTAG GAAGCACCACTGCTCACAAGGATCCCATCCAGAACAACCATGTGTCCTGATCCCAGACTGCATGCTCTCGGAATACCAGGAAAAGTACCCTGCCCACTGCACCACTGTCTTCCGGGCAGCCAAGAAGATGAAGAACGAGTATCAACCACCAGAGGGAAAGATATCCAACATGACCACTTTCAA GTCAGACTATGTGGCCCACGAGGTAAACCAGAGGCCACCAAAGGTCGTCAAGGCGTTTGTGCCACCTGAAGGCAGAATGAGACACACCAGTTCCTACGCCAGGGACTACCCAATTCACTCCGCTCAGGAGAAGAACACCAAGACTATGTCCAAGGAGTATCGTCCACCCACAGCAAAGATGGTTGCTCAGTCGGAATACAAAG AGGAATTCCGTGCGTGGCGCAATCAGAAAGTCCAACCGTACAGGACGTGTGATAATCTGAAGCTGAGCAACGGCAAGTTCGAGGGGACCACCACCTTCCAAGACGACTACGGCAATAAGGGCCTGGCTGAGGCAAGGAAGAGCTTCAAACCGCTCCCTGACCTCCGGGAGACCCTGTCATTCGACGGCGCCACCAACTACCATACGCAGTATGTCCCCCACCCGGTACAACCCAGGCAGCCCAGAGAGAAAGTCGTCCACAGGCCCTCCAGCGCCCCCCTGAATGGTGTCTCCACCTATAAGCATGACTACCGAGGCTTGCCGACCGAGCCTGTCAAGCCCTTCAGAGCCAAGGTGGCTTGGGAGAGAAGCCCGGCTGTCTTCAGCGGGATCAGCGAGTTCCGTGACCAGTACAAGGCCTGGCCCCTACAACCCAAGCACCAGGCCAACCCTCCCCAGGGCGCCATGGTCGGCCCGTGCCAGCTGCGGCCCTCGTCTGCCCATCCCCCAGTAGAGTCCTGGACAAAGATCGGGGAGCCCCTTCGGAGCATCTCCACTATGAAGGAGGACTACCGGGCCTGGGACTTGGTCCCCGCCCCCCCCGCGGTTTATGCCGATGTGCTGGAGCAACCCAAGGGGGCTTTTGCCAGGACCGCCACTTTCCGCTCGGCGTACACACCACCTAAGACATCGCGGCACGCAGTCTGTTTCAAGCCAGCCCAGACCACGGGCGAAGACCCCGTCGACCACTCCACCAATGCGACCAAGGAGATTCCATTTTGCCCAGCCCGCGGCGGCTGCCACCCGGGCTTTGAGTACAGCTCCACGGGGGCCGGAGGTCACAGGCTCTACCGGTCCATCTCAGTGCGGGAAACGGGGCCGAGTCAGCTGGCCACAGCCACGGGTGACAAGGCCTCTTACTCCCACAGCAGGAAGAGATGCATGGTCCCCAGCCGAGCCAAGAGGGCGCCCTAG
- the larp7 gene encoding la-related protein 7 — translation MMVDTEKRAVCDAPSTMDPSGKNKENEKKKRSRVKQLLADVKKQVDFWFGDVNLHKDRFLKQLIEESRDGYVDISVLTSFNRMKSLTTDCKLIARALKNSSVVEVNLEGTKVRRQNPIGVDPKDSDNRTVYVELLPRNVTHDWLERVFTKCGNVVYISVPRYKTSGHSKGFAFVEFETAEQAEKSIEMLNNPPEDAPRKPGIFPKTKNRKPIPNPPSLNTGALDEEEEKKKKKKTKSRKSTKDDPPSKTEATVGGAKEQETESEPPVRKRRRMAVGAEEPAGDKDTPPAKKPEKRRRSQASGGSEGDAQGDVPSKLRRISKELEGKKRDELKENDAEDLPVKEEKEDEEEKMDDSLLKAKRKRKKKHKERVKIGEEVVPLRVLSKKDWLNLKQEYLILQKKSMASLKTCLAKVHQSAAGGKGDVDTSLPAVDGKEADEKTAPIGPQFECGCILKITHIKPLPGRQVIKEALSEVSPVVYVDTLEGDTEGHVRFKTPAQAKAIMDARAELQNKHGWQLEILSGDHEQRYWQKILVDRQAKLNRPRDKKRGTEKLISKAEKIIIARAKEATKHIRFMED, via the exons ATGATGGTTGACACTGAGAAAAGAGCTGTCTGTGATGCTCCATCTACCATGGATCCCTCTGGGAAGAATAAAGAGAATGAGAAGAAGAAGAGGTCACGTGTGAAACAGCTGCTGGCAGATGTGAAGAAACAGGTGGACTTCTGGTTCGGGGATGTCAACCTTCACAAGGACAGGTTCCTGAAACAGCTGATTGAGGAATCACGAGATGGAT ATGTTGATATATCAGTGTTGACATCCTTCAACCGGATGAAGAGTCTGACCACTGATTGCAAGTTAATTGCCAGGGCGCTGAAAAATTCCTCTGTTGTTGAG GTCAACCTAGAGGGAACCAAAGTGCGAAGGCAGAATCCAATTGGAGTGGATCCAAAAGATTCAGACAACCGAACTGTCTATGTG GAACTTCTCCCCAGGAACGTAACGCATGACTGGCTGGAACGAGTGTTCACGAAGTGCGGAAATGTGGTTTACATCAGCGTCCCCCGATACAAAACCTCGGGCCACTCCAAAGGATTTGCTTTTGTCGAATTTGAGACAGCAGAGCAAGCAGAGAAATCCATAGAG ATGCTGAACAACCCTCCAGAGGACGCCCCCAGGAAGCCTGGAATCTTCCCCAAGACCAAGAACAGGAAGCCCATCCCCAATCCACCGTCTCTTAACACGGGAGCGTTAG acgaggaagaggagaaaaagaagaagaagaaaactAAGTCCAGGAAGAGCACCAAAGACGACCCGCCGTCAAAGACAGAGGCGACCGTGGGAGGGGCCAAAGAACAGGAAACGGAATCAGAGCCGCCTGTGCGGAAGAGGAGGCGCATGGCGGTGGGTGCCGAGGAGCCAGCCGGGGACAAAGACACGCCCCCGGCCAAGAAGCCAGAGAAGAGGCGCCGGTCCCAGGCATCGGGGGGCTCGGAGGGGGACGCCCAGGGAGACGTGCCCTCCAAACTGAGGAGGATCAGCAAGGAGTTggaaggaaagaagagagaCGAGTTGAAGGAAAACGACGCGGAGG ATCTGCCTGtcaaggaggagaaggaggatgaggaggagaagatGGACGACTCCCTGCTAAAAGccaagaggaagaggaagaagaagcaCAAGGAGAGGGTGAAGATTGGTGAAGAGGTCGTTCCTCTCCGGGTTCTCTCCAA AAAGGACTGGCTGAACCTGAAGCAGGAGTATTTGATCCTGCAAAAGAAAAGCATGGCGTCCCTGAAGACATGCCTCGCCAAGGTCCACCAGAGCGCTGCCGGAGGGAAGGGGGACGTGGACACCAGTTTGCCAG CGGTGGACGGCAAGGAGGCCGATGAGAAGACGGCCCCGATTGGTCCTCAGTTTGAGTGTGGATGCATCCTGAAGATCACTCACATCAAGCCGTTGCCTGGGCGACAGGTCATCAAG GAGGCTCTGTCGGAGGTGTCCCCGGTGGTGTATGTTGACACCTTGGAGGGCGACACCGAAGGTCACGTCCGCTTCAAGACCCCGGCACAGGCCAAGGCCATCATGGACGCTCGCGCCGAGCTGCAGAACAAACACGGCTGGCAGCTGGAGATTCTCTCTG GCGATCATGAACAAAGGTACTGGCAGAAGATCCTGGTGGATCGCCAAGCTAAGCTGAACCGGCCCAGAGACAAGAAACGGGGGACAGAGAAG CTCATTTCTAAAGCAGAGAAAATCATTATAGCCAGAGCCAAGGAGGCCACTAAGCACATCCGCTTCATGGAGGACTGA
- the si:ch73-269m23.5 gene encoding ceramide-1-phosphate transfer protein isoform X2 produces the protein MGDCENSWHPCLTFNFYLPTPDIPAGPGTGEGQSEVQPADGGVVLDSTAQLRLCPGQPFQVWRLMSHLTSSMATHPDDILLEHYLDSWDELIKFMESLGSLVNFFSQKVKDKIAVIRELAQQEREDYGKHRSGEEYAGLQTPLSGSQSRYRSVRSMVESELQRRLVNFNTQTRSGCRNLLRLHRSLLWIILLLQGLGEGPDARGVYRTPGELCRDAYTVALAPHHPWLIRRAAEVVFLALPERRVFLDIVCVTKEEDIGPVLNIVISTMKEVHKRTQKILAQHNMMELP, from the exons ATGGGTGACTGTGAAAACTCCTGGCACCCTTGTCTGACTTTCAACTTCTACCTTCCAACA CCAGACATCCCAGCTGGTCCTGGCACAGGAGAGGGGCAGAGTGAGGTACAGCCGGCGGATGGGGGCGTAGTGTTAGATTCCACAGCCCAACTTCGGCTGTGTCCGGGTCAACCGTTCCAGGTGTGGCGTCTCATGTCCCACCTGACGTCTTCCATGGCAACGCACCCTGACGACATCCTACTAGAGCACTATCTGGACAGCTGGGACGAACTCATCAA GTTTATGGAATCTCTTGGCTCTCTAGTAAATTTCTTCTCTCAGAAGGTCAAAGATAAGATTGCGGTCATCAGAGAGCTTGCTCAGCAAGAGAGAGAAGACTATGGGAAACATAGGTCAGGGGAGGAATACGCCGGACTACAAACTCCCCTTTCTGGATCGCAAAGCCGTTATCGCTCAGTGCGATCCATGGTGGAGTCAGAGCTCCAAAGGCGATTGGTGAACTTCAATACGCAGACGCGGTCCGGTTGCCGAAATCTGCTGCGGCTCCACCGTTctctcctctggataatccTGCTACTGCAGGGACTAGGGGAGGGGCCGGACGCACGGGGAGTGTACCGTACCCCTGGGGAGCTCTGCAG GGACGCGTACACTGTGGCCCTCGCTCCCCACCACCCCTGGTTGATTCGCAGGGCGGCTGAGGTGGTGTTTCTAGCGTTGCCCGAGCGGAGAGTGTTCCTGGACATAGTGTGCGTTACGAAGGAGGAGGACATTGGCCCGGTGCTAAACATTGTTATAAGCACTATGAAAGAagtacacaaacgcacacagaaaatactggcaCAACACAACATGATGGAACTACCTTAG
- the si:ch73-269m23.5 gene encoding ceramide-1-phosphate transfer protein isoform X1: MMCRCGRLQRYLLPASITALLLFLSSFWLPQVGMGDCENSWHPCLTFNFYLPTPDIPAGPGTGEGQSEVQPADGGVVLDSTAQLRLCPGQPFQVWRLMSHLTSSMATHPDDILLEHYLDSWDELIKFMESLGSLVNFFSQKVKDKIAVIRELAQQEREDYGKHRSGEEYAGLQTPLSGSQSRYRSVRSMVESELQRRLVNFNTQTRSGCRNLLRLHRSLLWIILLLQGLGEGPDARGVYRTPGELCRDAYTVALAPHHPWLIRRAAEVVFLALPERRVFLDIVCVTKEEDIGPVLNIVISTMKEVHKRTQKILAQHNMMELP; this comes from the exons ATGATGTGTCGGTGTGGACGACTTCAACGCTACTTGCTGCCAGCCTCCATAACGGCTCTGCTGCTGTTCCTCAGTTCTTTTTGGCTCC CTCAGGTCGGAATGGGTGACTGTGAAAACTCCTGGCACCCTTGTCTGACTTTCAACTTCTACCTTCCAACA CCAGACATCCCAGCTGGTCCTGGCACAGGAGAGGGGCAGAGTGAGGTACAGCCGGCGGATGGGGGCGTAGTGTTAGATTCCACAGCCCAACTTCGGCTGTGTCCGGGTCAACCGTTCCAGGTGTGGCGTCTCATGTCCCACCTGACGTCTTCCATGGCAACGCACCCTGACGACATCCTACTAGAGCACTATCTGGACAGCTGGGACGAACTCATCAA GTTTATGGAATCTCTTGGCTCTCTAGTAAATTTCTTCTCTCAGAAGGTCAAAGATAAGATTGCGGTCATCAGAGAGCTTGCTCAGCAAGAGAGAGAAGACTATGGGAAACATAGGTCAGGGGAGGAATACGCCGGACTACAAACTCCCCTTTCTGGATCGCAAAGCCGTTATCGCTCAGTGCGATCCATGGTGGAGTCAGAGCTCCAAAGGCGATTGGTGAACTTCAATACGCAGACGCGGTCCGGTTGCCGAAATCTGCTGCGGCTCCACCGTTctctcctctggataatccTGCTACTGCAGGGACTAGGGGAGGGGCCGGACGCACGGGGAGTGTACCGTACCCCTGGGGAGCTCTGCAG GGACGCGTACACTGTGGCCCTCGCTCCCCACCACCCCTGGTTGATTCGCAGGGCGGCTGAGGTGGTGTTTCTAGCGTTGCCCGAGCGGAGAGTGTTCCTGGACATAGTGTGCGTTACGAAGGAGGAGGACATTGGCCCGGTGCTAAACATTGTTATAAGCACTATGAAAGAagtacacaaacgcacacagaaaatactggcaCAACACAACATGATGGAACTACCTTAG
- the LOC105020648 gene encoding stabilizer of axonemal microtubules 1 isoform X2, with the protein MLSEYQEKYPAHCTTVFRAAKKMKNEYQPPEGKISNMTTFKSDYVAHEVNQRPPKVVKAFVPPEGRMRHTSSYARDYPIHSAQEKNTKTMSKEYRPPTAKMVAQSEYKEEFRAWRNQKVQPYRTCDNLKLSNGKFEGTTTFQDDYGNKGLAEARKSFKPLPDLRETLSFDGATNYHTQYVPHPVQPRQPREKVVHRPSSAPLNGVSTYKHDYRGLPTEPVKPFRAKVAWERSPAVFSGISEFRDQYKAWPLQPKHQANPPQGAMVGPCQLRPSSAHPPVESWTKIGEPLRSISTMKEDYRAWDLVPAPPAVYADVLEQPKGAFARTATFRSAYTPPKTSRHAVCFKPAQTTGEDPVDHSTNATKEIPFCPARGGCHPGFEYSSTGAGGHRLYRSISVRETGPSQLATATGDKASYSHSRKRCMVPSRAKRAP; encoded by the exons ATGCTCTCGGAATACCAGGAAAAGTACCCTGCCCACTGCACCACTGTCTTCCGGGCAGCCAAGAAGATGAAGAACGAGTATCAACCACCAGAGGGAAAGATATCCAACATGACCACTTTCAA GTCAGACTATGTGGCCCACGAGGTAAACCAGAGGCCACCAAAGGTCGTCAAGGCGTTTGTGCCACCTGAAGGCAGAATGAGACACACCAGTTCCTACGCCAGGGACTACCCAATTCACTCCGCTCAGGAGAAGAACACCAAGACTATGTCCAAGGAGTATCGTCCACCCACAGCAAAGATGGTTGCTCAGTCGGAATACAAAG AGGAATTCCGTGCGTGGCGCAATCAGAAAGTCCAACCGTACAGGACGTGTGATAATCTGAAGCTGAGCAACGGCAAGTTCGAGGGGACCACCACCTTCCAAGACGACTACGGCAATAAGGGCCTGGCTGAGGCAAGGAAGAGCTTCAAACCGCTCCCTGACCTCCGGGAGACCCTGTCATTCGACGGCGCCACCAACTACCATACGCAGTATGTCCCCCACCCGGTACAACCCAGGCAGCCCAGAGAGAAAGTCGTCCACAGGCCCTCCAGCGCCCCCCTGAATGGTGTCTCCACCTATAAGCATGACTACCGAGGCTTGCCGACCGAGCCTGTCAAGCCCTTCAGAGCCAAGGTGGCTTGGGAGAGAAGCCCGGCTGTCTTCAGCGGGATCAGCGAGTTCCGTGACCAGTACAAGGCCTGGCCCCTACAACCCAAGCACCAGGCCAACCCTCCCCAGGGCGCCATGGTCGGCCCGTGCCAGCTGCGGCCCTCGTCTGCCCATCCCCCAGTAGAGTCCTGGACAAAGATCGGGGAGCCCCTTCGGAGCATCTCCACTATGAAGGAGGACTACCGGGCCTGGGACTTGGTCCCCGCCCCCCCCGCGGTTTATGCCGATGTGCTGGAGCAACCCAAGGGGGCTTTTGCCAGGACCGCCACTTTCCGCTCGGCGTACACACCACCTAAGACATCGCGGCACGCAGTCTGTTTCAAGCCAGCCCAGACCACGGGCGAAGACCCCGTCGACCACTCCACCAATGCGACCAAGGAGATTCCATTTTGCCCAGCCCGCGGCGGCTGCCACCCGGGCTTTGAGTACAGCTCCACGGGGGCCGGAGGTCACAGGCTCTACCGGTCCATCTCAGTGCGGGAAACGGGGCCGAGTCAGCTGGCCACAGCCACGGGTGACAAGGCCTCTTACTCCCACAGCAGGAAGAGATGCATGGTCCCCAGCCGAGCCAAGAGGGCGCCCTAG